In one window of Haladaptatus sp. QDMS2 DNA:
- a CDS encoding endonuclease/exonuclease/phosphatase family protein translates to MSIRVMSWNVDGTFPPAGSSAAVNAKVEWLDSLNRLPDILLLQEVNPNQRDLWHELLLETLGYTALTDTIEWARDLDNSNGHITAVREDWRLSENRFGRDSTGTPVELDTLDTAFPEKILITDIELPQATIEVLNIRAVPGSSWGVEKIIILEQVYEWMTTTGEKPRILAGDFNAPNTELADGQAIPFGYEKEAEIRNRWVSAELNLLKGIGHIGLIDAFRAVHGYGDIDHVDLSWDRTKRFDHLFMSEEFGLNDCRYLSAGYDYSDHAPIVAEFEI, encoded by the coding sequence ATGTCAATTCGTGTCATGTCCTGGAATGTTGACGGGACATTCCCTCCTGCCGGGTCATCCGCCGCTGTCAACGCAAAAGTCGAGTGGCTCGACTCACTCAATCGTCTCCCAGACATCCTCCTCCTCCAAGAAGTGAATCCGAACCAGCGAGACCTCTGGCACGAGTTATTACTCGAAACGTTGGGATACACTGCGCTCACTGACACCATCGAGTGGGCTCGTGACCTCGACAATAGCAATGGCCACATCACGGCTGTTCGCGAGGACTGGCGTCTCTCCGAGAACAGATTCGGCCGTGATTCGACTGGCACACCCGTTGAGCTGGACACGCTTGACACAGCGTTCCCTGAGAAAATCCTCATCACCGATATCGAACTCCCACAGGCGACGATTGAAGTTTTGAACATCAGGGCCGTCCCCGGGAGTAGTTGGGGTGTCGAGAAGATCATCATTCTCGAACAAGTCTACGAGTGGATGACCACGACGGGCGAAAAGCCACGAATTCTGGCCGGGGATTTCAACGCCCCAAACACAGAACTCGCAGATGGGCAAGCCATCCCCTTTGGGTACGAGAAAGAAGCAGAGATACGGAATCGGTGGGTGAGTGCAGAGCTCAATCTGCTCAAGGGCATTGGTCACATCGGACTCATCGACGCGTTTCGCGCCGTGCATGGATATGGAGACATCGACCATGTGGACCTGAGCTGGGATCGAACGAAGCGGTTCGACCATCTGTTTATGTCTGAGGAATTCGGGCTCAACGACTGTCGGTATCTGTCCGCAGGATACGACTACAGCGACCACGCGCCAATCGTCGCAGAATTCGAAATCTAA
- a CDS encoding SWIM zinc finger family protein, with product MSEHILQRLEYTNRSLKRAQYEAFEFSLTERGVLVRNGSYVDPENHEYLVTVKNGIPTNCECPANIHFEGACKHRLAVAIRAPILQAAQKVERVVTDGGVASAKPPEADEPACEECFPGFTCWECYLAEKSTLVE from the coding sequence ATGTCAGAACACATTTTGCAGCGACTGGAGTACACGAATCGTTCCCTGAAACGCGCCCAGTACGAAGCCTTCGAGTTCTCCCTCACCGAGAGAGGCGTGCTCGTCAGAAACGGCAGTTATGTCGACCCGGAGAATCACGAGTATCTCGTGACGGTCAAAAACGGCATCCCAACGAACTGTGAATGCCCTGCTAATATCCACTTCGAAGGTGCGTGTAAACACCGGCTCGCCGTGGCAATTCGCGCACCAATCTTGCAGGCCGCACAGAAGGTCGAACGCGTCGTGACCGATGGTGGCGTCGCATCCGCGAAGCCCCCAGAGGCGGACGAGCCCGCCTGTGAAGAATGCTTTCCGGGGTTCACCTGCTGGGAGTGTTACCTCGCGGAGAAATCGACGTTAGTCGAATGA
- a CDS encoding YdeI family protein produces the protein MDPIFFASRNEFRAWLEAHHDTATELWVGYYKVDAERSGIEYGESVEEALCFGWIDGLVKGIDDETYTRRFTPRNPDSKWSKANTERVEAMIEAEKMTSAGMELVKAAKESGEWAAAYRLADDHEIPSELEAALRENETAWENFQNFSNTDQHAFIAAVEEAKTDETRQKRIERTVQLAAQDLRAYDENNKRRL, from the coding sequence ATGGACCCAATTTTCTTCGCCTCTCGCAACGAGTTCCGCGCCTGGCTCGAAGCGCACCACGACACAGCCACGGAGCTGTGGGTCGGCTACTACAAGGTCGACGCAGAGCGATCCGGTATCGAGTACGGCGAATCGGTCGAGGAAGCGCTCTGCTTCGGGTGGATCGACGGTTTGGTCAAGGGCATCGACGACGAGACGTACACCCGTCGATTCACACCCAGGAATCCCGACAGCAAGTGGTCGAAGGCGAACACGGAGCGGGTCGAAGCGATGATCGAGGCGGAGAAGATGACCTCGGCCGGAATGGAACTCGTCAAAGCGGCCAAGGAGTCGGGCGAGTGGGCGGCTGCTTATCGGCTCGCCGACGACCACGAAATCCCATCCGAACTGGAGGCGGCGCTGCGTGAGAACGAGACCGCCTGGGAGAATTTCCAGAACTTCTCGAACACTGACCAGCACGCGTTCATCGCGGCCGTCGAGGAGGCTAAGACGGACGAAACCAGGCAAAAGCGCATCGAACGAACGGTCCAACTTGCGGCGCAGGACCTCCGAGCATACGACGAGAACAACAAGCGGCGGCTGTAA
- a CDS encoding winged helix-turn-helix domain-containing protein translates to MTEPWDDVNEQVKADWKADTTPFERVYEIIEQTHDGQSAANIADRALVSEPTARRHCKALVNTGFAETAQDGQTTLYKRNSDRILMSRIHELRNETTRTELLDSIREMKAKIRRYEDRYDVVSPEELAQHLDADESKGWDDLTAWRTTRQNLAVAHATLAYDEASHQLAA, encoded by the coding sequence ATGACTGAACCGTGGGATGACGTCAACGAGCAGGTCAAAGCCGACTGGAAAGCCGACACCACACCATTCGAGCGGGTGTACGAAATCATCGAACAGACCCACGACGGGCAGTCCGCAGCCAACATTGCTGACCGAGCGCTCGTGAGCGAGCCAACGGCACGCCGACACTGCAAGGCGCTCGTGAACACCGGGTTCGCCGAGACAGCGCAGGACGGGCAAACGACGCTGTACAAACGAAACAGCGACCGGATTTTGATGTCTCGGATCCACGAGCTTCGTAACGAAACGACGCGGACAGAGCTGCTTGACAGCATCAGAGAAATGAAGGCCAAGATTCGGCGCTATGAGGACCGCTACGACGTAGTCTCACCCGAGGAACTCGCCCAGCACCTCGACGCCGACGAGTCGAAGGGTTGGGACGACCTGACCGCGTGGCGCACGACGCGGCAGAATCTCGCCGTCGCCCACGCAACACTCGCCTACGATGAAGCCAGCCATCAGCTCGCGGCATGA